The Trinickia acidisoli genome includes a window with the following:
- the icd gene encoding NADP-dependent isocitrate dehydrogenase, whose protein sequence is MPYQHIKVPTGGDKITVNADFSLNVSDQPIIPYIEGDGTGFDITPVMIKVVDAAVEKAYGGKRKIHWMEIYAGEKATKVYGPDVWLPEETLQVLKEYVVSIKGPLTTPVGGGIRSLNVALRQELDLYVCLRPVQYFKGVPSPVREPEKTNMVIFRENSEDIYAGIEWAAESEQAKKVIKFLREEMGVKKIRFPETSGIGVKPVSREGTERLVRKAIQYAIDNDRRSVTLVHKGNIMKFTEGAFRDYGYALAQKEFGAELVDGGPWMKIKNPKTGNDIVVKDVIADAFLQQILLRPAEYDVIATLNLNGDYVSDALAAQVGGIGIAPGANLSDSVAMFEATHGTAPKYAGKDYVNPGSEILSAEMMLRHMGWTEAADAIISSMEKSILQKRVTYDFARLMEGATQVSCSGFGQVLIENM, encoded by the coding sequence ATGCCGTATCAGCACATCAAGGTTCCGACGGGCGGTGACAAGATCACCGTCAACGCGGACTTTTCGCTCAACGTTTCCGACCAGCCGATCATTCCGTACATCGAAGGCGACGGTACCGGCTTCGACATCACGCCCGTGATGATCAAGGTGGTCGACGCGGCGGTCGAGAAGGCGTACGGCGGCAAGCGCAAGATCCACTGGATGGAGATCTACGCGGGCGAGAAAGCGACGAAGGTTTACGGCCCCGACGTCTGGCTGCCCGAAGAAACGCTGCAAGTGCTCAAGGAGTACGTCGTTTCGATCAAGGGCCCGCTCACGACGCCCGTCGGCGGCGGCATCCGCTCGCTGAACGTCGCATTGCGTCAGGAACTGGACCTGTACGTCTGTTTGCGCCCCGTGCAGTACTTCAAGGGTGTGCCCTCGCCGGTGCGCGAGCCGGAGAAGACCAACATGGTGATCTTCCGCGAGAACTCGGAAGACATCTACGCCGGTATCGAATGGGCGGCCGAATCGGAGCAGGCGAAGAAGGTCATCAAGTTCTTGCGCGAGGAAATGGGCGTCAAGAAGATCCGCTTCCCGGAAACGTCGGGCATCGGCGTCAAGCCCGTGTCGCGTGAAGGCACGGAGCGCCTCGTGCGCAAGGCGATCCAGTACGCGATCGACAACGATCGTCGTTCGGTCACGCTCGTGCACAAGGGCAACATCATGAAGTTCACCGAAGGCGCGTTCCGCGACTACGGCTACGCGCTCGCGCAGAAGGAGTTCGGCGCGGAACTCGTCGACGGCGGCCCGTGGATGAAGATCAAGAACCCGAAGACGGGTAACGATATCGTCGTGAAGGACGTGATCGCCGACGCGTTCCTGCAGCAAATTTTGCTGCGTCCGGCCGAATACGACGTCATCGCCACGTTGAACTTGAACGGCGACTACGTTTCGGACGCGCTGGCCGCGCAAGTCGGCGGCATCGGCATCGCGCCGGGTGCGAACTTGTCCGATTCCGTGGCCATGTTCGAAGCCACGCACGGCACGGCGCCGAAGTACGCGGGTAAAGACTACGTGAACCCGGGTTCGGAAATTTTGTCGGCCGAGATGATGCTGCGCCATATGGGCTGGACGGAAGCGGCCGATGCGATTATCTCGTCGATGGAAAAGTCGATCCTGCAAAAGCGCGTCACGTACGACTTCGCGCGCTTGATGGAAGGCGCGACGCAAGTGTCGTGCTCGGGCTTCGGTCAAGTGTTGATCGAGAACATGTAA
- a CDS encoding pseudouridine synthase: MRLIALNKPFGTICQFSAHETRASLGDWVEVPGVYPAGRLDADSEGLLLLTDDGALQARIAEPRHKLVKRYWAQVEGVPDQAALSKLSAGVDLGDYVTRPCRVRAIDAPAALWPRVPPVRYRAAIPTSWVELAITEGKNRQVRRMTAAVGFPTLRLVRVGIGQLDLNSLGLPPGKWCELPPRAPWDGLPQRGRQKHAE; the protein is encoded by the coding sequence ATGCGCCTCATCGCTCTCAACAAACCGTTCGGTACGATCTGCCAATTCTCGGCGCACGAGACGCGTGCTTCGCTCGGCGATTGGGTCGAGGTGCCCGGCGTCTATCCGGCCGGTCGACTCGACGCCGACAGTGAAGGACTGCTGCTGCTGACCGACGACGGAGCCCTGCAGGCGCGCATCGCCGAACCGCGGCACAAGCTCGTCAAACGATATTGGGCGCAAGTGGAAGGTGTACCCGACCAGGCCGCGCTCTCGAAGCTATCGGCGGGCGTGGATCTCGGCGATTATGTGACGCGTCCGTGCCGGGTGCGCGCCATCGACGCGCCCGCTGCGCTCTGGCCGCGCGTCCCACCGGTCCGCTACCGGGCCGCCATCCCGACGAGCTGGGTCGAGCTTGCGATCACCGAAGGAAAAAATCGCCAGGTCCGCCGGATGACGGCCGCCGTCGGCTTTCCGACGCTGCGCCTCGTGCGCGTCGGAATCGGCCAGCTCGACCTGAACTCGCTCGGGCTCCCGCCCGGCAAGTGGTGTGAGCTGCCGCCGCGCGCACCCTGGGACGGGTTGCCGCAGCGCGGCCGGCAGAAACACGCCGAATAA
- a CDS encoding DUF192 domain-containing protein produces the protein MRFSFRSWMARLAIAVALPAALAAAQFVPATAYAQAMPAGAKPPEAFPRVKLTAGMFVIDAAVAANDADREQGLMYRSQLAPNEGMLFVFNENAVHCFWMKNTLIPLSIAFMRADGTITDIDEMQAETTNNHCPRNNGVYALEMSKGWFSAKGIQPGTKISGLPQPQ, from the coding sequence GTGCGATTTTCGTTTCGCTCGTGGATGGCGCGCCTTGCGATCGCCGTCGCTTTGCCCGCCGCGCTCGCGGCCGCACAGTTCGTGCCCGCAACGGCCTACGCGCAGGCAATGCCTGCCGGTGCCAAGCCGCCCGAGGCCTTCCCCCGCGTGAAGCTCACGGCCGGCATGTTCGTGATCGACGCCGCCGTCGCCGCAAACGACGCCGATCGCGAGCAAGGCCTGATGTACCGGTCGCAGCTCGCGCCGAACGAAGGGATGCTGTTCGTCTTCAATGAAAACGCCGTCCATTGCTTTTGGATGAAGAACACGCTAATCCCACTCTCGATCGCCTTCATGCGCGCCGATGGCACGATCACCGACATCGACGAAATGCAGGCGGAAACGACCAACAACCACTGCCCGCGCAACAATGGCGTCTACGCGCTGGAGATGAGCAAGGGCTGGTTCAGCGCGAAGGGCATCCAGCCCGGCACGAAGATCAGCGGGCTGCCGCAGCCGCAGTAA
- the fusA gene encoding elongation factor G, protein MPRKTPIERYRNIGISAHIDAGKTTTTERILFYTGVSHKIGEVHEGAAVMDWMEQEQERGITITSAATTAFWKGMAGNYPEHRINIIDTPGHVDFTIEVERSMRVLDGACMVYDSVGGVQPQSETVWRQANKYKVPRIAFVNKMDRVGADFFRVQRQIGERLKGVAVPIQIPVGAEEHFQGVIDLVKMKAIIWDEESQGVKFEYQDIPENLLATAEEWREKMVEAAAEASEALLEKYLNDHTSLTEAEIKAGLRKRTVANEIVPMLCGSAFKNKGVQAMLDAVIDYLPSPIDVPAILGHDEDDNEAERHPSDEEPFSALAFKIMTDPFVGQLIFFRVYSGIVNSGDTVLNSTKGKRERVGRILQMHANDRKEIKEVYAGDIAAAVGLKEATTGDTLCDPANPIILEKMIFPEPVISQAVEPKTKADQEKMGIALNRLAQEDPSFRVQTDEESGQTIISGMGELHLEILVDRMKREFGVEATVGKPQVAYRETVRTSAEDVEGKFVKQSGGRGQYGHVVIKVEPQPPGKGYEFVDAIKGGVVPREYIPAVDKGIVETLKSGVLAGYPVVDVKVTLTFGSYHDVDSNENAFRMAGSMAFKEGMRRAKPVLLEPMMAVEVETPEDFMGNVMGDLSGRRGIVQGMEDIAGGGGKVIRAEVPLAEMFGYSTSLRSLTQGRATYTMEFKHYAETPANVSEGIINSKTK, encoded by the coding sequence GTGCCCCGCAAGACTCCCATCGAGCGCTACCGAAACATCGGCATCAGCGCTCACATCGATGCCGGCAAAACCACGACTACCGAACGCATCCTGTTCTACACCGGCGTGAGCCATAAGATCGGCGAGGTTCACGAGGGCGCGGCCGTGATGGATTGGATGGAGCAAGAGCAAGAGCGCGGCATCACGATCACGTCGGCTGCCACGACCGCGTTTTGGAAAGGCATGGCCGGCAACTATCCCGAGCACCGGATCAACATCATCGATACCCCGGGGCACGTCGACTTCACGATCGAGGTCGAGCGCTCCATGCGCGTGCTCGACGGCGCGTGCATGGTCTACGATTCGGTCGGCGGCGTGCAGCCGCAGTCGGAAACGGTTTGGCGTCAAGCGAACAAGTACAAGGTGCCGCGCATTGCGTTCGTCAACAAGATGGACCGCGTCGGCGCCGACTTCTTCCGCGTTCAGCGTCAAATCGGCGAGCGCCTGAAAGGCGTAGCTGTGCCGATTCAAATTCCCGTCGGCGCGGAAGAACACTTTCAAGGCGTGATCGATCTCGTCAAGATGAAAGCGATCATCTGGGACGAGGAAAGCCAAGGCGTGAAGTTCGAGTATCAAGACATTCCCGAGAATCTTCTCGCCACCGCCGAGGAATGGCGCGAAAAGATGGTGGAAGCGGCCGCGGAGGCAAGCGAGGCGTTGCTCGAGAAGTACTTGAACGACCACACCTCGCTGACCGAAGCCGAGATCAAGGCCGGCTTGCGCAAGCGCACGGTCGCCAACGAGATCGTGCCGATGCTGTGCGGCAGCGCGTTCAAGAACAAGGGCGTGCAGGCGATGCTCGACGCCGTCATCGACTACCTGCCCTCGCCTATCGACGTGCCCGCCATCCTGGGCCACGACGAGGACGACAACGAAGCCGAACGTCATCCGAGCGATGAAGAACCGTTCTCGGCGCTCGCGTTCAAGATCATGACCGACCCGTTCGTCGGCCAGTTGATCTTCTTCCGCGTGTACTCGGGCATCGTCAATTCGGGTGACACCGTGCTCAATTCGACGAAAGGCAAGCGCGAGCGCGTCGGGCGGATCCTGCAGATGCACGCGAACGACCGCAAGGAGATCAAAGAGGTCTACGCGGGCGACATCGCCGCGGCCGTCGGCTTGAAAGAGGCGACGACGGGCGACACGCTGTGCGATCCGGCCAACCCGATCATCCTCGAAAAGATGATCTTCCCCGAGCCCGTGATCTCGCAGGCCGTCGAGCCGAAGACGAAGGCCGACCAGGAAAAGATGGGCATCGCGCTCAATCGCCTCGCGCAGGAAGACCCATCGTTCCGCGTGCAGACGGACGAAGAGTCCGGGCAGACGATCATCTCCGGCATGGGCGAGCTGCACCTCGAAATTCTCGTCGACCGCATGAAGCGCGAGTTCGGCGTCGAGGCGACCGTCGGCAAGCCGCAAGTGGCGTACCGCGAAACGGTCCGCACGAGCGCCGAAGACGTCGAGGGCAAGTTCGTCAAGCAGTCGGGCGGGCGCGGCCAATACGGGCACGTCGTCATCAAGGTGGAGCCGCAACCGCCGGGCAAAGGCTACGAGTTCGTCGATGCGATCAAAGGCGGCGTCGTGCCGCGCGAGTACATTCCGGCCGTCGACAAGGGCATTGTGGAAACGCTCAAGAGCGGCGTGCTTGCGGGCTATCCCGTCGTCGACGTGAAGGTGACGCTGACGTTCGGTTCGTACCACGACGTCGACTCGAACGAAAACGCCTTCCGCATGGCCGGCTCGATGGCATTCAAGGAAGGCATGCGGCGCGCGAAGCCGGTGCTGCTCGAGCCGATGATGGCCGTCGAAGTCGAAACGCCTGAGGATTTCATGGGCAACGTCATGGGTGATCTTTCCGGCAGGCGCGGCATCGTGCAAGGGATGGAGGACATCGCGGGCGGCGGCGGCAAGGTCATTCGCGCCGAGGTGCCGCTCGCCGAGATGTTCGGCTATTCGACCTCGCTGCGCTCGCTCACGCAGGGGCGCGCCACGTACACGATGGAGTTCAAGCACTACGCCGAGACACCGGCGAACGTCTCCGAAGGCATCATCAATTCGAAGACGAAGTAG
- a CDS encoding ABC transporter substrate-binding protein — MKIPAALALAAARRDTGELGNHAIDEYLAHRLSRRDLLRYASVLGGSSIVLAAGELVAPRQAHAQGSQAGANATIRVAHLTPAGRVDPLTVADAAGLCLIAQTGEFLVNDEGDKSTLTPALALSWTANDKGDVWTFKLRPNVKFHDGRPFAAKDVAATFDRLADPASGSAALSVFKGVLSKGGARAVDEHTVAFHLDAPNGNFPYYVSSDNYNAVILPADFSGDYEKTFVGTGPFKLEQYQPKVKASFVRNPNYWGDKALPARVQFVFYADSQAQILALQGRQADVMGDLTVQGGIGILNNPEFSVQGVKSSAHRQIHMRCDTAPFNDKRVREALALAVDRDVLVRGLFKGRAVVGNDSPFAPIFPSTDTSVPQRHLDVAQAKKLLAQAGHPNGFSATLTTEKFMEIPDLAVVLQNALKAIGVNLTLKVESQGQYYGKGTFGSSDWLDAPLGITDYGHRGVPNLFLNAPLVSQGPWNAAHFSDAQYDKLVGQFVGALDVASQKNIAGAIERLLLDQTPMIIPYFFDQLIATRKNLTGVRFTAISQLYFDRARLTP, encoded by the coding sequence ATGAAGATACCCGCAGCGCTCGCTCTCGCCGCCGCTCGCCGCGATACCGGCGAACTCGGCAATCACGCCATCGACGAATACCTTGCGCACCGCCTTTCGCGGCGCGATCTTCTGCGCTATGCGAGCGTGCTCGGCGGCTCGAGCATCGTGCTCGCAGCCGGCGAGCTCGTCGCACCGCGGCAGGCGCACGCGCAAGGTAGCCAAGCCGGAGCGAATGCAACGATTCGCGTCGCGCATTTGACGCCCGCGGGCCGCGTCGATCCACTGACGGTGGCCGATGCAGCGGGGCTTTGCCTCATCGCCCAAACCGGCGAGTTTCTCGTCAACGACGAGGGCGACAAGTCGACGCTCACGCCGGCCTTGGCACTGTCGTGGACAGCAAACGACAAAGGCGACGTCTGGACCTTCAAGTTGCGGCCAAACGTGAAATTCCACGACGGCCGGCCGTTTGCCGCGAAGGACGTAGCCGCCACGTTCGATCGCCTCGCCGATCCCGCGAGCGGATCGGCCGCGCTTTCGGTGTTCAAAGGGGTGCTCTCGAAGGGCGGCGCGCGCGCCGTCGACGAGCATACCGTCGCGTTTCATCTCGATGCGCCGAACGGCAATTTTCCGTACTACGTATCGTCCGACAATTACAACGCCGTGATCTTGCCGGCCGATTTCAGCGGCGACTACGAGAAAACCTTCGTCGGCACGGGGCCGTTCAAGCTCGAGCAGTACCAGCCCAAAGTCAAAGCGTCGTTCGTTCGGAATCCTAACTATTGGGGCGACAAAGCGCTGCCGGCACGTGTGCAGTTCGTCTTCTACGCCGACAGCCAGGCGCAAATTCTCGCCTTGCAGGGGCGGCAAGCGGACGTCATGGGCGATCTGACCGTACAAGGCGGCATCGGCATCCTCAACAATCCCGAGTTCAGCGTTCAAGGCGTGAAGTCGAGCGCGCATCGTCAGATTCATATGCGCTGCGATACGGCGCCTTTCAACGACAAGCGCGTGCGCGAGGCACTGGCACTGGCGGTCGATCGCGACGTGCTCGTGCGCGGGCTCTTCAAAGGCCGCGCCGTTGTCGGCAACGACAGCCCGTTCGCGCCGATCTTTCCGTCGACCGACACGTCGGTGCCTCAACGCCATCTCGACGTTGCGCAAGCGAAGAAATTGCTCGCGCAAGCAGGCCATCCCAACGGCTTCAGCGCGACGTTGACCACCGAGAAATTCATGGAGATCCCCGATCTGGCCGTTGTCTTGCAGAATGCGCTCAAGGCGATCGGCGTCAACCTCACGTTGAAAGTCGAAAGCCAAGGCCAGTATTACGGTAAGGGCACGTTCGGCAGTTCGGACTGGCTCGACGCGCCGCTCGGCATCACCGATTACGGCCATCGAGGCGTGCCGAACCTCTTTCTGAACGCCCCGCTCGTCAGCCAAGGTCCGTGGAATGCCGCCCATTTCAGCGACGCGCAATACGACAAACTCGTCGGGCAATTCGTCGGTGCGCTCGACGTCGCCTCGCAAAAGAACATTGCAGGCGCGATCGAGCGGCTGCTGCTCGACCAAACGCCGATGATCATTCCGTACTTCTTCGACCAACTCATCGCCACCCGCAAGAACCTGACCGGCGTACGATTCACCGCTATTTCTCAGCTCTATTTCGATCGCGCTCGATTGACGCCATGA
- a CDS encoding ABC transporter permease, which translates to MSDTAFPLRLSAARGGAARVVRFLLGRLALSLLTLWLLSMIVFALGQWLPGDIGRAILGPLADARAVAALDHQLGVDRPVLVQYAQWIGHFVRGDMGISYAYRSPVAPFVGEALLHSAKLGALAFLIVVPLAISAGVWAALHAGRWLDRTIMIVGLSATVVPEFVSSITLILVFGIWLRWLPSEAGYPDDASALTALRHLILPALPLVFVFFGYIARMARAGTVEALDADYTRTAVLKGLPRRVVIARHVLPNALMPTITVAATQLGYMVGGLVVVETLFHYQGIGSLIFNAATAKDFPMLEAGVLTVGVVYMLANLAADVLIVALDPRMRLGGGQ; encoded by the coding sequence ATGTCCGATACCGCCTTTCCGCTTCGCTTGAGCGCCGCGCGCGGCGGCGCGGCGCGCGTCGTTCGCTTTCTCCTCGGCAGGCTCGCGCTGTCGCTCCTCACGCTGTGGCTGCTGTCGATGATCGTCTTCGCGCTCGGTCAATGGCTGCCGGGCGACATCGGTCGAGCCATTCTCGGCCCGCTCGCCGATGCGCGCGCCGTCGCGGCGCTCGATCATCAGCTCGGCGTCGATCGGCCCGTGCTCGTCCAATACGCGCAGTGGATCGGTCATTTCGTGCGCGGCGACATGGGCATCTCGTACGCCTATCGCTCGCCCGTCGCACCGTTCGTCGGCGAGGCGCTGCTCCATTCGGCGAAGCTCGGCGCGCTCGCGTTTCTCATCGTCGTACCGCTCGCGATCTCGGCCGGCGTTTGGGCCGCGCTGCATGCGGGGCGCTGGCTCGATCGCACGATCATGATCGTCGGCTTGTCCGCGACCGTCGTGCCCGAGTTCGTCTCGTCGATCACGCTGATCCTCGTGTTCGGCATCTGGCTGCGCTGGCTGCCCAGCGAGGCCGGCTATCCCGACGATGCTAGCGCGTTGACGGCACTGCGTCATCTGATCCTGCCCGCGCTGCCGCTCGTGTTCGTGTTCTTCGGCTATATCGCGCGGATGGCGCGTGCCGGCACGGTCGAGGCGCTCGACGCGGACTACACGCGCACGGCCGTGTTGAAAGGACTACCGCGGCGCGTCGTGATCGCGCGTCACGTGCTGCCCAATGCGCTGATGCCGACGATCACGGTTGCCGCAACGCAGCTCGGATATATGGTCGGCGGCCTCGTCGTCGTCGAGACCCTGTTCCACTATCAAGGCATCGGCTCGCTGATCTTCAACGCCGCAACCGCGAAAGATTTTCCGATGCTCGAAGCCGGCGTGCTGACGGTCGGCGTCGTCTACATGCTCGCCAATCTCGCTGCGGACGTGCTCATCGTCGCGCTCGACCCGCGCATGCGCCTCGGAGGTGGGCAATGA
- a CDS encoding ABC transporter permease: MNGTIEAHEASAASERPLRTPRFEALRALARSPSFIAGAVILVGWIVCAIFGPLIVPHDPYASDPLNSLLPPGHAHWFGTDQLGRDVFSRVIVGARDILTIAPLATLVGTLAGTALGLVVGYFGCWLDNLIGRLIDALLALPLVVLALAALAALGASNAAVVLVIGLTFMPITARTVRAAVFAERHLDYVDAAQLRGERAPYIMFVEILPNVLPPIVVEATVRLGYAIFAVATLSFLGFGIQPPSADWGLALSESYALMTGGAWWTVVFDAAAIATLVVGVNLIADSVQGVFDR; encoded by the coding sequence ATGAACGGCACGATCGAAGCCCACGAGGCGAGCGCGGCGAGCGAACGTCCCTTGCGGACGCCGCGCTTCGAGGCATTGCGCGCGCTCGCTCGTTCACCGAGCTTCATCGCCGGCGCCGTGATTCTCGTAGGCTGGATCGTCTGCGCGATTTTTGGTCCGCTGATCGTGCCGCACGATCCTTATGCCTCCGATCCGCTCAATTCGCTGCTGCCGCCGGGGCACGCGCACTGGTTCGGTACCGATCAACTCGGCCGCGACGTGTTCTCGCGCGTCATCGTGGGCGCGCGCGACATTCTCACGATCGCGCCGCTCGCCACGCTCGTGGGCACGCTCGCCGGCACGGCGCTCGGCCTCGTCGTCGGCTACTTCGGCTGCTGGCTCGACAATCTGATCGGGCGCCTCATCGATGCGCTGCTCGCGCTGCCGCTCGTCGTGCTCGCGCTCGCGGCACTCGCCGCGCTCGGCGCATCGAACGCTGCCGTCGTGCTCGTCATCGGGCTCACGTTCATGCCGATCACCGCGCGCACAGTACGCGCCGCCGTGTTCGCCGAGCGGCATCTCGACTATGTCGACGCCGCTCAGCTCCGCGGCGAGCGCGCGCCGTACATCATGTTCGTCGAAATCCTGCCGAACGTTCTGCCGCCGATCGTCGTCGAGGCCACGGTGCGGCTCGGCTATGCGATCTTCGCGGTCGCCACGCTGTCGTTTCTAGGGTTCGGCATTCAACCGCCTTCGGCCGACTGGGGGCTCGCGCTGTCCGAGTCGTATGCTTTGATGACAGGCGGTGCATGGTGGACCGTCGTGTTCGACGCGGCCGCCATCGCGACGCTCGTCGTCGGCGTCAATCTAATCGCCGACAGTGTGCAAGGGGTATTCGATCGATGA
- a CDS encoding ABC transporter ATP-binding protein, with product MSTAARRAFPAFEPAPPGEDDALAVLGLTVAYRVRGRDREVLHDVTFRVRRGEAYGLVGESGCGKTTVALAALAYLPRNGRIKAGRIAAVGRDVASLAPEALRSMRAHTVSMVYQDPARALNPSLTVGRQVSEAFEVDGAARADARSHAQEMLHRVRIAAPERVMNCYPHQLSGGMQQRVVIAMALASKPALLILDEPTTGLDATVEAEVLDLVAKLREESGTAVLFISHNLAVIGRMCSRVGVLYAGRLVEEGTVKDVFGAPRHPYTVGLLRCLPRPGRSKDSERLDTIAGSLPQPGAIMTGCTFAARCRLADERCRRDPPPPHRFNAEHGPQMARCHYHEQAANLPRTTAEPAPHDAALGSEAVHAPLALNAAHLSKTFAASGAPLRAVDDVSLELAAGETLGLVGESGSGKTTLAKLLVGLIAPDPGGTLELDGRPLPAQVAHRDDEQVKSLQIVFQNPDSALNRAHSVKRLIGRALSKLGALRGRAHGARLATLAQAVRLPSRYLEARTRQLSGGLKQRVAIARAFAGDPRVVVCDEPTSALDVSVQAAVLNLLADLQRERGVSYIFISHDLHVVRYVADRIAVLYVGRLLEIGPARAVFDGPHHPYTEALLSAMSTFWSPNLSAKGRIRLAGDPPSAATPASGCVFHTRCPRKLGDVCETLDPPFADAGDGHRIRCHIPVDELRTLQRDTQIA from the coding sequence ATGAGCACCGCCGCGCGCCGCGCCTTCCCCGCGTTCGAACCCGCGCCGCCCGGCGAGGACGATGCGCTCGCGGTCCTCGGCTTGACCGTCGCCTATCGCGTGCGTGGCCGCGATCGCGAAGTGCTGCACGACGTGACGTTTCGCGTGCGGCGGGGAGAAGCGTACGGGCTAGTCGGAGAGTCGGGCTGCGGCAAGACGACGGTCGCGCTCGCGGCGCTCGCCTACCTGCCGCGCAACGGCAGGATCAAGGCGGGACGTATCGCGGCAGTGGGGCGCGACGTGGCCTCGCTCGCTCCCGAAGCGCTGCGGTCGATGCGCGCGCACACGGTTTCGATGGTCTATCAAGATCCGGCGCGCGCGCTCAATCCGTCTTTGACGGTCGGCCGACAGGTGTCCGAAGCATTCGAAGTCGACGGCGCGGCACGCGCCGATGCGCGTTCGCACGCACAGGAGATGCTGCATCGCGTACGGATCGCAGCGCCCGAGCGCGTGATGAATTGCTACCCGCACCAGTTGTCCGGCGGGATGCAGCAACGCGTCGTCATCGCGATGGCGCTCGCGTCGAAGCCGGCGCTCTTGATCCTCGACGAACCGACGACGGGCCTCGATGCCACGGTCGAAGCCGAGGTACTCGATCTCGTCGCGAAGCTGCGCGAAGAATCGGGCACCGCGGTGCTGTTCATCAGTCACAACTTGGCCGTGATCGGCCGAATGTGCAGCCGTGTCGGTGTGCTCTACGCGGGCCGGCTCGTCGAGGAGGGCACGGTGAAGGACGTGTTCGGCGCGCCGCGCCATCCGTACACCGTCGGCCTCCTGCGCTGCCTGCCGCGGCCCGGCCGCAGCAAGGACAGCGAACGCCTCGACACGATTGCAGGCAGCCTGCCGCAGCCCGGCGCCATCATGACGGGCTGCACTTTCGCCGCCCGCTGCCGTCTAGCCGACGAACGTTGCCGGCGCGACCCCCCACCGCCGCATCGGTTCAACGCCGAGCATGGACCGCAAATGGCGCGCTGTCACTACCACGAGCAGGCCGCAAACTTGCCGCGCACGACAGCCGAGCCCGCCCCTCATGACGCCGCGCTCGGCAGTGAGGCCGTACACGCGCCGCTCGCGCTGAACGCCGCGCATTTATCGAAAACGTTCGCCGCGTCGGGTGCGCCGCTGCGCGCCGTCGACGACGTTTCGCTCGAACTCGCCGCGGGCGAGACGCTCGGGCTTGTCGGCGAATCGGGGAGCGGCAAAACGACGCTCGCGAAACTGCTCGTCGGCTTGATCGCGCCCGACCCAGGCGGTACGTTGGAACTCGACGGCAGGCCCCTGCCGGCGCAGGTTGCGCACCGCGACGACGAGCAAGTCAAGTCGCTGCAGATCGTGTTCCAGAATCCCGATTCGGCTCTAAATCGCGCGCATTCGGTCAAGCGGCTCATTGGACGCGCCCTGTCGAAGCTCGGCGCACTGCGCGGGCGCGCGCACGGCGCTCGTCTGGCCACGCTGGCGCAGGCCGTGCGTTTGCCGTCGCGCTACCTCGAGGCGCGCACGCGGCAATTGTCGGGCGGCCTGAAGCAGCGCGTCGCGATCGCACGCGCGTTCGCGGGCGATCCGCGCGTGGTCGTCTGCGACGAGCCAACCTCGGCACTCGATGTTTCCGTTCAGGCCGCCGTTTTGAATCTGCTTGCCGATTTGCAGCGCGAGCGTGGCGTCAGCTACATCTTCATTTCGCACGATCTGCACGTCGTGCGGTACGTTGCGGATCGCATCGCAGTGCTTTACGTCGGGCGGCTGCTCGAGATCGGGCCGGCGCGCGCGGTATTCGACGGACCGCATCATCCTTATACCGAGGCGCTGCTGTCGGCCATGTCGACGTTTTGGAGTCCTAACCTTTCGGCGAAGGGACGCATACGATTGGCCGGCGACCCACCCAGTGCCGCGACGCCGGCGTCCGGATGCGTATTTCACACGCGTTGCCCTCGCAAGCTCGGCGACGTGTGCGAAACCCTCGATCCGCCGTTCGCCGATGCGGGCGACGGGCACCGCATTCGCTGCCACATCCCCGTGGACGAATTGCGAACGCTGCAACGCGACACGCAAATCGCTTGA